In the Gemmobacter fulvus genome, one interval contains:
- a CDS encoding S8 family serine peptidase produces MPLPTDPLLSQQWHLGNPTFGLLDLNVRSVWNPTEGPAYTGAGTRVFVIDDGFDYTHSDLAPNYNIGLDFDFETNVTDAFGGASDAHGTAVAGIIGAASNGTGAVGVAFDTNIVGYRTYGFISDQWLQDIRDAIFFAGSDERNGDVMNISQGIANDENSEFGVGYNAVRFDEIENSIRDAVGLGRGGLGTSIVKSAGNSRSDNYDVNADDWTNDTRQIVVSAVNQDGFVSSYSSYGAALLVSGFGTPGQVVTTDRVGAAGYNSTDFTSSFNGTSSAAPMVTGVVALMYDAESGLGWRDVQSILGASSQHVGSAIGGGLAGAERYAWGWNAANTWNGGGQHFSNDYGYGLVDAHAAVRMAESWLLTGESAQRTTNEFTNTMDVLNSATVIPDGNATGLSFSGNAAFDDIVERVTVQMTFSTTFTADMEIYLISPDGTVSELIDDVAGSTDYNGTWTFESQAFRGERAQGTWTVRVVDDTGTDVLTVSDIVIRTYGVASSNDRYVFTNEYSDYDGIAGHATAISDSNGGTDTVNASAVTSNSVIRLDGVAGSIDGVGVSFTNIEHAIGGDGNDDLYGSSAINQLHGMRGADELFGGQGLDTLYGGTGNDTLNGGLDKDSSYGGDGNDRFVVSFGNYGDNAYGGSGTDTLDMSAALTTVPYRIDLAAQLYEYMPNGEGSNGTYDLQSVENVVGSTGSDSITGDGVSNVLSGNDGNDTITGGSGLDTIYGGTGNDVIDGGLDKDDLYGGDGNDRFLLTGYHYAGNVYGGNDTDTLDMRDPANAEAFEVNLTSNFYRFMPNSYGLNGTYDLFNVENVVGTTNADSITGDTGANDLNDGGIGGNDTLTGLQGDDTYRLYNSGAILVEAAGQGYDRVHSAVSFTLAGDDSIELLTTNSGAGLAAINLTGNGFAQRITGNDAANTLSDGGGAGVDTLEGRSGDDIYRVNHAGAIILEAAGQGNDRLHSSVSFTLAGDDSIEWLTTNSGAGLAAINLTGNGFAQRITGNDGANTLTDGGGAGADTLEGRSGDDIYRVNHAGAIILEAAGQGNDRLHSSVSFTLAGDDSIEWLTTSSGAGVTPLNLTGNGFAQRITGNDGANTLSDGGGAGADTLEGRSGDDIYRISNFSAIILENAGQGYDRVLTSASFALAVDDNIEYMATTSGAGVAAINLRGNALAQIINGNAGNNRLDGQGGNDTITGGNGADTFVFNSTLGATNVDRILDFNVAADTIELENTFFAGLANGALAAAAFTANLTGAATDALDRIIYETDTGNLFFDADGTGAGAAIRFAQLNAGLGVTNADFFVV; encoded by the coding sequence ATGCCACTTCCGACCGATCCGCTTCTGTCTCAGCAATGGCACCTTGGCAATCCCACCTTCGGGTTGCTTGATCTCAATGTCCGCAGCGTCTGGAACCCGACGGAGGGCCCGGCCTATACCGGCGCGGGCACGCGGGTCTTCGTCATTGATGACGGCTTTGATTACACCCATTCCGATCTGGCGCCGAACTACAATATCGGGCTGGATTTCGACTTTGAAACCAATGTGACCGATGCTTTCGGCGGTGCCAGCGATGCGCATGGCACGGCGGTGGCGGGCATCATTGGTGCGGCCTCCAACGGCACCGGCGCGGTGGGCGTGGCCTTTGACACCAATATCGTCGGCTACCGCACCTACGGGTTCATTTCCGACCAGTGGCTGCAGGACATCCGCGATGCGATCTTCTTTGCGGGCAGCGACGAACGCAATGGCGATGTGATGAACATCAGCCAGGGCATCGCCAATGACGAGAACAGCGAATTCGGCGTCGGTTACAATGCCGTGCGCTTTGACGAGATCGAAAACTCGATCCGCGATGCGGTCGGGCTGGGCCGGGGCGGTCTGGGCACCAGCATCGTCAAATCGGCTGGCAACTCGCGCAGCGACAATTACGACGTGAACGCCGATGACTGGACCAATGACACCCGCCAGATCGTGGTGTCGGCCGTCAACCAGGATGGCTTTGTGTCGTCCTATTCCAGCTATGGCGCGGCCCTGCTGGTGTCGGGTTTCGGCACCCCCGGTCAGGTGGTGACCACCGATCGCGTCGGCGCGGCGGGTTATAACAGCACCGATTTCACCTCCAGCTTCAACGGCACCTCCTCGGCGGCGCCGATGGTCACCGGGGTGGTGGCGCTGATGTATGATGCCGAATCCGGGCTGGGCTGGCGCGATGTGCAGTCGATCCTCGGCGCCTCGTCGCAGCATGTCGGCTCTGCCATCGGCGGCGGTCTGGCCGGGGCGGAACGCTATGCCTGGGGCTGGAATGCCGCCAATACCTGGAACGGCGGCGGGCAGCATTTCAGCAATGATTACGGCTATGGCCTGGTCGATGCCCATGCCGCCGTGCGCATGGCGGAAAGCTGGCTGCTGACCGGGGAAAGCGCCCAGAGAACAACGAACGAATTCACCAATACGATGGATGTGCTGAATTCGGCCACGGTGATCCCGGATGGCAATGCCACCGGGCTGAGCTTCAGCGGCAATGCCGCCTTCGACGACATCGTCGAACGCGTGACCGTGCAGATGACCTTCTCGACCACCTTCACCGCCGATATGGAGATCTATCTGATCTCGCCCGATGGCACGGTGAGCGAGCTGATCGACGATGTGGCGGGCAGCACCGATTACAACGGCACCTGGACCTTCGAAAGCCAGGCCTTCCGCGGCGAACGCGCGCAGGGCACCTGGACAGTGCGGGTGGTCGATGATACCGGCACAGATGTGCTGACGGTCTCGGATATCGTGATCCGCACCTATGGCGTGGCCTCGAGTAATGACCGTTATGTCTTCACCAACGAATATTCCGATTATGACGGTATCGCGGGCCATGCCACGGCGATCAGTGACAGCAATGGCGGCACCGATACGGTCAATGCCTCGGCTGTCACCTCGAACTCGGTGATCCGTCTCGATGGTGTCGCAGGCTCGATCGACGGGGTGGGCGTCAGCTTCACCAATATCGAACATGCGATCGGCGGCGACGGCAATGACGATCTTTATGGCAGCAGCGCGATCAACCAGCTGCACGGCATGCGCGGGGCAGACGAGTTGTTTGGCGGTCAGGGGCTGGACACGCTCTATGGTGGCACCGGCAATGACACGCTGAATGGCGGGCTGGACAAGGACAGCAGCTATGGCGGCGATGGCAATGACCGTTTTGTCGTGTCCTTCGGCAATTACGGTGACAATGCCTATGGCGGCAGCGGCACCGACACGCTGGACATGAGTGCGGCCCTGACCACCGTGCCCTACCGGATCGACCTGGCCGCGCAGCTTTACGAATACATGCCCAACGGCGAAGGCTCCAACGGCACCTATGATCTGCAAAGCGTGGAAAATGTGGTCGGCTCGACCGGATCGGACTCGATCACCGGCGACGGCGTGTCCAATGTGCTGTCGGGCAATGACGGCAATGACACGATCACCGGCGGCAGCGGCCTCGACACGATCTATGGCGGCACCGGCAATGACGTGATCGACGGCGGCCTCGACAAGGACGACCTCTATGGCGGCGATGGCAATGACCGCTTCCTGCTGACCGGCTACCACTACGCAGGCAATGTCTATGGCGGCAATGACACAGACACGCTGGATATGCGCGATCCGGCCAATGCCGAAGCCTTCGAGGTGAACCTGACCAGCAATTTCTATCGTTTCATGCCAAACTCGTACGGCCTGAACGGCACCTATGACCTGTTCAATGTCGAAAACGTGGTGGGCACAACCAATGCGGATTCGATCACCGGCGATACCGGTGCCAATGACCTGAATGATGGCGGGATCGGCGGAAATGATACACTGACCGGCCTGCAGGGTGATGATACCTACCGCCTCTACAACAGCGGTGCGATCCTCGTGGAGGCCGCAGGTCAGGGGTATGACCGGGTGCATTCGGCCGTCAGCTTTACCCTTGCGGGCGATGACAGCATCGAATTGCTGACCACCAACTCAGGGGCAGGTCTGGCCGCCATCAACCTCACCGGTAACGGCTTTGCCCAGCGGATCACCGGCAATGATGCCGCCAACACGCTGAGCGATGGCGGGGGTGCCGGCGTCGACACCTTGGAAGGCCGCAGCGGTGACGATATCTACCGCGTCAACCATGCCGGGGCGATCATTCTGGAAGCGGCGGGCCAGGGCAATGACCGCCTGCATTCCTCGGTCAGCTTCACCTTGGCCGGCGATGACAGCATCGAATGGCTGACCACCAATTCGGGGGCGGGTCTGGCTGCCATCAACCTCACCGGCAACGGTTTTGCCCAGCGGATCACCGGCAATGACGGTGCCAACACGCTGACCGATGGCGGTGGTGCCGGGGCAGATACGCTGGAAGGCCGCAGCGGTGACGATATCTACCGCGTCAACCATGCCGGGGCGATCATTCTGGAAGCAGCAGGCCAGGGCAATGACCGCCTGCATTCCTCGGTCAGCTTCACCCTTGCGGGCGATGACAGCATCGAATGGCTGACCACGTCCTCGGGCGCAGGGGTGACACCGCTGAACCTCACCGGCAATGGTTTCGCCCAGCGGATCACCGGAAATGACGGTGCCAACACGCTGAGCGATGGCGGCGGTGCCGGTGCCGACACCTTGGAAGGTCGCAGCGGTGACGATATCTACCGCATCAGCAACTTCTCCGCGATCATTCTGGAGAACGCTGGTCAGGGGTATGACCGGGTCCTGACCTCGGCCAGCTTCGCCCTCGCCGTGGATGACAACATCGAATACATGGCAACGACCTCAGGAGCCGGCGTGGCGGCCATCAACCTCAGAGGCAATGCTCTAGCTCAGATCATCAACGGCAATGCCGGAAACAACCGCCTGGATGGTCAGGGCGGGAACGACACGATCACCGGTGGCAATGGGGCGGATACTTTCGTCTTCAACTCCACCCTCGGGGCCACCAACGTGGACCGCATCCTCGACTTCAACGTGGCGGCGGATACGATCGAGCTGGAAAACACGTTCTTCGCCGGTCTGGCCAACGGAGCTCTGGCGGCAGCGGCCTTTACGGCCAACCTCACGGGGGCGGCCACGGATGCGCTGGACCGGATCATCTATGAAACCGACACCGGCAATCTGTTCTTCGATGCCGATGGCACCGGCGCGGGGGCGGCCATCCGCTTTGCCCAGCTGAATGCCGGGCTCGGGGTGACCAACGCCGACTTCTTCGTGGTGTGA